In one Macaca fascicularis isolate 582-1 chromosome 6, T2T-MFA8v1.1 genomic region, the following are encoded:
- the GPR150 gene encoding probable G-protein coupled receptor 150 codes for MEDLFSPSILPPAPNLSVPILLGWGLNLTLGQGAPASGPPSRRIRLVFLGVILVVAVAGNTTVLCRLCGGGGGPWAGPKRRKMDFLLVQLALADLYACGGTALSQLAWELLGEPRAATGDLACRFLQLLQASGRGASAHLVVLIALERQRAVRRPQGRPLPARALAALGWLLALLLALPPAFVVRGDSPSPLPPPPPPPSSQPGAPPAARAWPGHRRCRGIFAPLPRWHLQVYAFYEAVAGFAAPVTVLGVACGHLLSVWWRRRPQAPAAAAPWSASPGRAPAPSVLPRAKVQSLKMSLLLALLFVGCELPYFAARLAAAWSSGPAGDWEGEGLSAALRVVGMANSALNPFVYLFFQAGECRLWRRLRRRLGSLCCAPQGGGEDEEGPRGHQALYRQRWPHPHYHHARREPLDEGGLRPPPPRPRPLPCSCESAF; via the coding sequence ATGGAGGATCTCTTTAGCCCCTCAATTCTGCCGCCGGCGCCCAACCTCTCCGTGCCCATTTTGCTTGGCTGGGGTCTCAACCTGACCTTGGGGCAGGGAGCCCCAGCCTCTGGGCCGCCCAGCCGCCGCATCCGCCTGGTGTTCCTGGGGGTCATCCTGGTGGTGGCGGTGGCAGGCAACACTACAGTGCTGTGCCGCCtgtgcggcggcggcggcgggccctGGGCGGGCCCCAAGCGTCGCAAGATGGACTTCCTACTGGTGCAGCTGGCCCTGGCGGACCTGTACGCGTGCGGGGGCACGGCGCTGTCGCAGCTGGCCTGGGAACTGCTGGGCGAGCCCCGCGCGGCCACGGGCGACCTGGCGTGCCGCTTCCTGCAGCTGCTGCAGGCATCCGGGCGGGGTGCCTCGGCCCACCTCGTGGTGCTCATCGCCCTCGAGCGCCAGCGCGCAGTGCGTCGTCCGCAGGGCCGGCCGCTGCCCGCGCGTGCCCTCGCCGCCCTGGGCTGGCTGCTGGCGCTGCTGCTGGCGCTGCCCCCGGCCTTCGTGGTGCGCGGGGACTCCCCctcgccgctgccgccgccgccgccgccaccgtcCTCGCAGCCCGGAGCGCCCCCGGCGGCCCGCGCCTGGCCGGGGCATCGTCGCTGCCGCGGGATCTTCGCGCCCCTGCCGCGCTGGCACCTGCAGGTCTACGCGTTCTACGAGGCCGTCGCAGGCTTCGCCGCGCCTGTCACGGTCCTGGGCGTAGCTTGCGGCCACCTACTCTCCGTCTGGTGGCGGCGCCGGCCGCAGGCCCCTGCGGCTGCAGCGCCCTGGTCGGCGAGTCCAGGccgagcccctgcacccagcgtGCTGCCCCGTGCCAAGGTGCAGAGCCTGAAGATGAGCCTGCTGCTGGCGCTGCTGTTCGTGGGCTGCGAGCTGCCCTACTTTGCCGCCCGGCTGGCGGCCGCGTGGTCGTCCGGGCCCGCGGGAGACTGGGAGGGAGAGGGCCTGTCGGCTGCGCTGCGCGTCGTGGGGATGGCCAACAGCGCTCTCAATCCCTTCGTCTACCTCTTCTTCCAGGCTGGCGAGTGCCGGCTGTGGCGACGGCTGCGGAGGCGCCTGGGCTCTCTCTGCTGCGCGCCGCAGGGAGGCGGGGAGGACGAGGAGGGGCCCAGGGGCCACCAAGCGCTCTACCGCCAACGCTGGCCCCACCCTCATTATCACCATGCTCGGCGGGAACCGCTGGACGAGGGCGGCTTGCGCCCACCCCCTCCGCGCCCCAGACCCCTGCCCTGCTCCTGCGAAAGCGCCTTCTAG